The Etheostoma spectabile isolate EspeVRDwgs_2016 chromosome 24, UIUC_Espe_1.0, whole genome shotgun sequence genome contains a region encoding:
- the LOC116673692 gene encoding ankyrin repeat domain-containing protein SOWAHC: protein MAAECTEEAILDFVKKNGGKVKNTDLIEHFKVLFPEDPAKKTAVRTTFKNYVDHIAYVKTESGVKYVCLRKRFRGAEEANGTERELNKEGLVKPRDPNRGGGEVQQQTLPGSGSGYGNDRQVTVPHAFSTAETNSPDNTGDKSRCHVRLVEEADGHSGEMGNRGSLHREQRASKKSVGPSPPRIPEVAVTEASPLPAAEGWVFNLPGPAQTGPTGPEQAAGLRPRDTPATESLSREEAGQSPNATGDTHTVSGREGRPFLQVMMERSPRVRRSVVFSSSACTSSQNDGDASSVASSNPDDDRASATLDPLEHEWMLCASDGEWASLYQLLAEEPNLILRKDFVTGFTCLHWAAKQGKPELIALIINFAKQHNVPASVDVRSSSGYTPLHVAAMHSHMEVVKLLVGAYSADVDIRDYSGRKACHYLTDNVSMDIRDIVGAYERSNAEDEGRRDAGRRWSVSRVLQSHLKPLGDSVDWGVEREKPFRRKSSLYRMKPTLQKLRSRTSQIVNSTSFRDTEELDRSAKASFKSRPKTHFFG from the exons ATGGCCGCCGAGTGTACTGAAGAGGCGATTCTGGACTTTGTGAAGAAGAACGGGGGCAAAGTGAAAAACACGGACTTAATTGAgcattttaaagtgttgttcCCGGAGGACCCAGCGAAGAAAACGGCCGTCCGTACGACATTTAAAAACTACGTTGACCACATTGCGTATGTAAAAACTGAGAGCGGAGTTAAATATGTCTGTCTGAGAAAAAGGTTCCGCGGGGCAGAGGAGGCGAATGGCACGGAGAGAGAGTTAAACAAAGAGGGACTCGTTAAGCCGCGTGACCCGAACCGAGGAGGCGGGGAGGTGCAACAACAAACCCTACctggctcaggctcaggttacGGAAATGACAGGCAGGTGACAGTTCCGCATGCTTTCTCCACTGCTGAAACTAATTCCCCGGACAACACCGGCGACAAGAGTCGGTGTCATGTCCGTTTAGTGGAAGAAGCGGACGGCCACTCAGGGGAGATGGGAAACAGAGGAAGCCTCCACAGGGAACAGAGGGCGTCCAAGAAGAGTGTTGGGCCGTCTCCTCCTCGCATACCAGAGGTTGCAGTGACTGAAGCTTCGCCTCTCCCCGCAGCAGAGGGATGGGTGTTCAACCTGCCCGGGCCTGCACAAACTGGTCCTACAGGACCGGAGCAGGCAGCTGGACTCAGGCCCAGAGACACACCCGCCACCGAGTCTCTCTCACGGGAAGAAGCAGGGCAGAGTCCAAACGCTacaggggacacacacacagtgtccgGGAGAGAAGGAAGACCCTTCCTGCAGGTCATGATGGAGCGCTCCCCGCGG GTGAGGCGCAGCGTTGTGTTCAGCAGCTCAGCATGCACGTCCTCCCAAAACGACGGCGATGCCTCCTCCGTGGCCTCCTCCAACCCTGACGACGACAGGGCCTCTGCCACTCTGGACCCGCTGGAACACGAGTGGATGCTGTGCGCTTCAGACGGCGAGTGGGCCAGCTTGTACCAGCTCCTCGCCGAGGAGCCCAACCTCATCCTGAGGAAGGATTTCGTCACGGGCTTCACCTGCCTGCACTGGGCGGCCAAGCAGGGCAAGCCGGAGCTCATCGCGCTCATCATCAACTTCGCCAAACAGCACAACGTCCCCGCGAGTGTCGACGTCCGGTCGAGCAGCGGCTACACGCCGTTGCACGTCGCCGCCATGCACAGCCACATGGAGGTGGTGAAGCTGCTGGTGGGCGCCTACAGCGCAGACGTGGACATCCGGGACTACAGCGGGAGGAAGGCCTGCCACTACCTCACGGACAATGTGAGCATGGACATACGGGACATCGTCGGAGCGTACGAGCGCTCTAACGCTGAGGACGAAGGCCGCAGGGACGCAGGAAGACGCTGGAGCGTCTCCAGGGTTCTCCAGTCTCACCTGAAGCCACTTGGTGACTCTGTGGACTGGGGGGTCGAGAGAGAGAAACCCTTCAGGAGGAAGTCCTCGCTTTACAGGATGAAGCCCACACTGCAGAAGCTCCGCTCAAGGACATCACAAATAGTCAACAGTACGTCGTTCCGGGACACAGAGGAGCTGGACAGGTCCGCGAAGGCTTCCTTTAAGTCCAGACCCAAGACCCATTTCTTTGGGTGA
- the cep70 gene encoding centrosomal protein of 70 kDa isoform X3: protein MEQEQQVEWDNVNKLLQHHGFKPVCFADPVENKNLSDLILLDRKSASEIRRTLKMMLTDSERRQALVQELVKSNNQLKEEAHKHTLGAAQQCERAAELEALLAVVRIRVQDLEDRYLAKAVQQHSHTQQLQRDNQDAQERCQVLEKKLSEQREEVAQLQKKLYFTVKEEEQRLARQGHALQQVCTTASRQNSPAEPQSVKGESGGSHVTHQAKIKNVTPSLRAILKAYQEQQKASAAQIEDLKREVEHLKRELRTRLPQKDNTTESSEDNVTESSEDIALCVHYRHLLDEISAVVNNPNAPLRLHRQKPTVGLELAEFQTLLPTLEDWAQQLHLLKDLQRGLCELKGRLMPWQPPDDGHNAGEALKVEDMMLLVDTMLENTLSGEEKVLQTPTRYTLGSMVSHFQKLFDVRSLSGVFPRMNEVYTRLGEMTNAMRNLRDVLQLDCRVPPSELVNHVSRLVSSTEHAAGLYQLLGEADVDRILVKVKQHQEFFPAFHALITDILHTLGVNHLDAIIPALQSLKQTPQ from the exons ATGGAACAG GAACAGCAGGTAGAATGGGACAATGTGAATAAACTTCTGCAGCACCACGGTTTTAAGCCCGTGTGCTTTGCAGATCCTGTAGAGAACAAGAATCTTTCAG ATCTGATTCTGCTGGACAGGAAGTCGGCCAGTGAGATCAGGAGGACTCTAAAGATGATGCTCACAGACTCGGAGAGAAGACAGGCTCTGGTCCAGGAGCTCGTCAAGTCCAACAACCAACTCAA agaGGAGGCTCACAAGCACACTCTTGGAGCAGCTCAGCAGTGTGAGCGGGCCGCTGAGCTGGAGGCGCTGCTGGCCGTGGTGAGGATCAGAGTCCAGGACCTGGAGGACCGCTACCTCGCCAAGGCTGTCCAACAGCACAGCCACACACAACAGCTGCAGCGGGACAACCAGGACGCACAG GAGCGGTGTCAGGTCCTGGAGAAGAAGCTGTCTGAACAGAGGGAGGAAGTCGCTCAGCTTCAGAAGAAACTGTATTTCACCGTCAAAGAAGAAGAGCAACGATTGGCTCGCCAGGGTCACGCCCTCCAGCAGGTCTGCACCACAGCGAGCCGGCAGAACTCCCCAGCTGAGCCGCA GTCTGTCAAAGGAGAATCAGGAGGATCTCACGTGACTCATCAGGCAAAAATCAAGAATGTTACTCCATCTCTCAGAGCCATCCTCAAG GCATACCAGGAACAGCAGAAGGCAAGCGCAGCTCAAATAGAAGATCTCAAGAGGGAGGTGGAGCACCTGAAGCGAGAGCTGAGGACGAG ATTACCTCAAAAAGACAACACGACTGAGAGCAGCGAGGACAACGTGACTGAGAGCAGCGAGGACATCGCTTTGTGTGTCCACTATCGCCAT CTGTTGGATGAGATCAGTGCCGTTGTGAACAATCCCAACGCTCCGTTGCGCCTGCACCGACAGAAACCCACTGTTGGTTTGGAGCTGGCTGAGTTTCAGACTCTGCTCCCCACATTGGAGGACTGGGCCCAGCAGCTCCACCTCCTGAAG gATCTGCAAAGGGGTTTGTGTGAACTGAAAGGCAGACTGATGCCCTGGCAGCCTCCTGACGATGGCCATAATGCTGGAGAAGCATTGAAGGTGGAGGACATGATGTTGCTGGTGGACACCATGCTGGAAAACACCTTGTCTGGTGAGGAGAAG GTGCTCCAGACTCCCACTCGGTACACTCTGGGCTCCATGGTGTCTCACTTCCAGAAGCTGTTTGACGTCCGCTCCCTCAGCGGAGTGTTCCCACGAATGAACGAGGTCTACACCCGGCTGGGAGAGATGACCAACGCCATGAGGAACCTGCGTGATGTCCTTCAGCTAG aCTGCAGGGTTCCTCCCTCCGAGCTGGTAAACCACGTATCCAGGCTGGTTTCCTCCACTGAACACGCTGCCGGACTCTATCAGCTGCTGGGAGAGGCCGATGTTGACAG AATCCTGGTAAAAGTGAAGCAGCACCAAGAGTTCTTCCCTGCTTTCCACGCCCTCATCACGGACATTTTACACACTCTGG GAGTGAATCACCTGGACGCCATCATTCCCGCTCTGCAGTCCTTGAAACAAACACCCCAGTGA
- the cep70 gene encoding centrosomal protein of 70 kDa isoform X2 — protein sequence MDNRTASFVQSRNNTSYVYVWTSRQFQEQQVEWDNVNKLLQHHGFKPVCFADPVENKNLSDLILLDRKSASEIRRTLKMMLTDSERRQALVQELVKSNNQLKEEAHKHTLGAAQQCERAAELEALLAVVRIRVQDLEDRYLAKAVQQHSHTQQLQRDNQDAQERCQVLEKKLSEQREEVAQLQKKLYFTVKEEEQRLARQGHALQQVCTTASRQNSPAEPQSVKGESGGSHVTHQAKIKNVTPSLRAILKEQQKASAAQIEDLKREVEHLKRELRTRLPQKDNTTESSEDNVTESSEDIALCVHYRHLLDEISAVVNNPNAPLRLHRQKPTVGLELAEFQTLLPTLEDWAQQLHLLKDLQRGLCELKGRLMPWQPPDDGHNAGEALKVEDMMLLVDTMLENTLSGEEKVLQTPTRYTLGSMVSHFQKLFDVRSLSGVFPRMNEVYTRLGEMTNAMRNLRDVLQLDCRVPPSELVNHVSRLVSSTEHAAGLYQLLGEADVDRILVKVKQHQEFFPAFHALITDILHTLGVNHLDAIIPALQSLKQTPQ from the exons ATGGACAACAGGACAGCATCTTTTGTACAGTCCAGAAATAACACTTCTTATGTTTATGTGTGGACTTCCAGGCAGTTCCAG GAACAGCAGGTAGAATGGGACAATGTGAATAAACTTCTGCAGCACCACGGTTTTAAGCCCGTGTGCTTTGCAGATCCTGTAGAGAACAAGAATCTTTCAG ATCTGATTCTGCTGGACAGGAAGTCGGCCAGTGAGATCAGGAGGACTCTAAAGATGATGCTCACAGACTCGGAGAGAAGACAGGCTCTGGTCCAGGAGCTCGTCAAGTCCAACAACCAACTCAA agaGGAGGCTCACAAGCACACTCTTGGAGCAGCTCAGCAGTGTGAGCGGGCCGCTGAGCTGGAGGCGCTGCTGGCCGTGGTGAGGATCAGAGTCCAGGACCTGGAGGACCGCTACCTCGCCAAGGCTGTCCAACAGCACAGCCACACACAACAGCTGCAGCGGGACAACCAGGACGCACAG GAGCGGTGTCAGGTCCTGGAGAAGAAGCTGTCTGAACAGAGGGAGGAAGTCGCTCAGCTTCAGAAGAAACTGTATTTCACCGTCAAAGAAGAAGAGCAACGATTGGCTCGCCAGGGTCACGCCCTCCAGCAGGTCTGCACCACAGCGAGCCGGCAGAACTCCCCAGCTGAGCCGCA GTCTGTCAAAGGAGAATCAGGAGGATCTCACGTGACTCATCAGGCAAAAATCAAGAATGTTACTCCATCTCTCAGAGCCATCCTCAAG GAACAGCAGAAGGCAAGCGCAGCTCAAATAGAAGATCTCAAGAGGGAGGTGGAGCACCTGAAGCGAGAGCTGAGGACGAG ATTACCTCAAAAAGACAACACGACTGAGAGCAGCGAGGACAACGTGACTGAGAGCAGCGAGGACATCGCTTTGTGTGTCCACTATCGCCAT CTGTTGGATGAGATCAGTGCCGTTGTGAACAATCCCAACGCTCCGTTGCGCCTGCACCGACAGAAACCCACTGTTGGTTTGGAGCTGGCTGAGTTTCAGACTCTGCTCCCCACATTGGAGGACTGGGCCCAGCAGCTCCACCTCCTGAAG gATCTGCAAAGGGGTTTGTGTGAACTGAAAGGCAGACTGATGCCCTGGCAGCCTCCTGACGATGGCCATAATGCTGGAGAAGCATTGAAGGTGGAGGACATGATGTTGCTGGTGGACACCATGCTGGAAAACACCTTGTCTGGTGAGGAGAAG GTGCTCCAGACTCCCACTCGGTACACTCTGGGCTCCATGGTGTCTCACTTCCAGAAGCTGTTTGACGTCCGCTCCCTCAGCGGAGTGTTCCCACGAATGAACGAGGTCTACACCCGGCTGGGAGAGATGACCAACGCCATGAGGAACCTGCGTGATGTCCTTCAGCTAG aCTGCAGGGTTCCTCCCTCCGAGCTGGTAAACCACGTATCCAGGCTGGTTTCCTCCACTGAACACGCTGCCGGACTCTATCAGCTGCTGGGAGAGGCCGATGTTGACAG AATCCTGGTAAAAGTGAAGCAGCACCAAGAGTTCTTCCCTGCTTTCCACGCCCTCATCACGGACATTTTACACACTCTGG GAGTGAATCACCTGGACGCCATCATTCCCGCTCTGCAGTCCTTGAAACAAACACCCCAGTGA
- the cep70 gene encoding centrosomal protein of 70 kDa isoform X1, producing the protein MDNRTASFVQSRNNTSYVYVWTSRQFQEQQVEWDNVNKLLQHHGFKPVCFADPVENKNLSDLILLDRKSASEIRRTLKMMLTDSERRQALVQELVKSNNQLKEEAHKHTLGAAQQCERAAELEALLAVVRIRVQDLEDRYLAKAVQQHSHTQQLQRDNQDAQERCQVLEKKLSEQREEVAQLQKKLYFTVKEEEQRLARQGHALQQVCTTASRQNSPAEPQSVKGESGGSHVTHQAKIKNVTPSLRAILKAYQEQQKASAAQIEDLKREVEHLKRELRTRLPQKDNTTESSEDNVTESSEDIALCVHYRHLLDEISAVVNNPNAPLRLHRQKPTVGLELAEFQTLLPTLEDWAQQLHLLKDLQRGLCELKGRLMPWQPPDDGHNAGEALKVEDMMLLVDTMLENTLSGEEKVLQTPTRYTLGSMVSHFQKLFDVRSLSGVFPRMNEVYTRLGEMTNAMRNLRDVLQLDCRVPPSELVNHVSRLVSSTEHAAGLYQLLGEADVDRILVKVKQHQEFFPAFHALITDILHTLGVNHLDAIIPALQSLKQTPQ; encoded by the exons ATGGACAACAGGACAGCATCTTTTGTACAGTCCAGAAATAACACTTCTTATGTTTATGTGTGGACTTCCAGGCAGTTCCAG GAACAGCAGGTAGAATGGGACAATGTGAATAAACTTCTGCAGCACCACGGTTTTAAGCCCGTGTGCTTTGCAGATCCTGTAGAGAACAAGAATCTTTCAG ATCTGATTCTGCTGGACAGGAAGTCGGCCAGTGAGATCAGGAGGACTCTAAAGATGATGCTCACAGACTCGGAGAGAAGACAGGCTCTGGTCCAGGAGCTCGTCAAGTCCAACAACCAACTCAA agaGGAGGCTCACAAGCACACTCTTGGAGCAGCTCAGCAGTGTGAGCGGGCCGCTGAGCTGGAGGCGCTGCTGGCCGTGGTGAGGATCAGAGTCCAGGACCTGGAGGACCGCTACCTCGCCAAGGCTGTCCAACAGCACAGCCACACACAACAGCTGCAGCGGGACAACCAGGACGCACAG GAGCGGTGTCAGGTCCTGGAGAAGAAGCTGTCTGAACAGAGGGAGGAAGTCGCTCAGCTTCAGAAGAAACTGTATTTCACCGTCAAAGAAGAAGAGCAACGATTGGCTCGCCAGGGTCACGCCCTCCAGCAGGTCTGCACCACAGCGAGCCGGCAGAACTCCCCAGCTGAGCCGCA GTCTGTCAAAGGAGAATCAGGAGGATCTCACGTGACTCATCAGGCAAAAATCAAGAATGTTACTCCATCTCTCAGAGCCATCCTCAAG GCATACCAGGAACAGCAGAAGGCAAGCGCAGCTCAAATAGAAGATCTCAAGAGGGAGGTGGAGCACCTGAAGCGAGAGCTGAGGACGAG ATTACCTCAAAAAGACAACACGACTGAGAGCAGCGAGGACAACGTGACTGAGAGCAGCGAGGACATCGCTTTGTGTGTCCACTATCGCCAT CTGTTGGATGAGATCAGTGCCGTTGTGAACAATCCCAACGCTCCGTTGCGCCTGCACCGACAGAAACCCACTGTTGGTTTGGAGCTGGCTGAGTTTCAGACTCTGCTCCCCACATTGGAGGACTGGGCCCAGCAGCTCCACCTCCTGAAG gATCTGCAAAGGGGTTTGTGTGAACTGAAAGGCAGACTGATGCCCTGGCAGCCTCCTGACGATGGCCATAATGCTGGAGAAGCATTGAAGGTGGAGGACATGATGTTGCTGGTGGACACCATGCTGGAAAACACCTTGTCTGGTGAGGAGAAG GTGCTCCAGACTCCCACTCGGTACACTCTGGGCTCCATGGTGTCTCACTTCCAGAAGCTGTTTGACGTCCGCTCCCTCAGCGGAGTGTTCCCACGAATGAACGAGGTCTACACCCGGCTGGGAGAGATGACCAACGCCATGAGGAACCTGCGTGATGTCCTTCAGCTAG aCTGCAGGGTTCCTCCCTCCGAGCTGGTAAACCACGTATCCAGGCTGGTTTCCTCCACTGAACACGCTGCCGGACTCTATCAGCTGCTGGGAGAGGCCGATGTTGACAG AATCCTGGTAAAAGTGAAGCAGCACCAAGAGTTCTTCCCTGCTTTCCACGCCCTCATCACGGACATTTTACACACTCTGG GAGTGAATCACCTGGACGCCATCATTCCCGCTCTGCAGTCCTTGAAACAAACACCCCAGTGA